In Monodelphis domestica isolate mMonDom1 chromosome 4, mMonDom1.pri, whole genome shotgun sequence, one DNA window encodes the following:
- the LOC130458907 gene encoding olfactory receptor 14C36-like: MSNFTSATEFLLMGFSDIRELQILYSFLLFLIYSAGLMGNLLIVIITTIDRRLHTPMYFFLRNLSMVDACYLSITAPQASVNSLVNNRVISVTGCAAQVFLVVFMGYVEFILLTIMACDRYVAICHPLHYPVIMSPRVCLQMTLTCLLTGLIYAVFHTSYTFRLSFCQSNLVHQFFCDIPSLLRISCSDTFSNKLSLIVSELIIGTGCYGFITASYIRIFSTVLKFPVKEDQKKAFSTCIPHITVVSLFVISGAYVYSQPSSDSMSFKNIIISVFYTIIPPFLNPIIYSLRNKQIQDAMGILMKRNIFIKK; the protein is encoded by the coding sequence ATGTCCAATTTCACCAGTGCGACAGAATTTCTGCTCATGGGGTTTTCTGACATCCGAGAACTCCAGATCttgtattctttccttttgtttctcatCTACTCTGCAGGCCTGATGGGgaatctcctcattgtcatcatCACAACCATTGACAGGAGACTCCACACTCCCATGTACTTTTTCCTGAGGAATCTGTCCATGGTGGATGCCTGCTACCTCTCAATAACTGCTCCTCAAGCATCTGTTAACTCTCTGGTGAACAACAGGGTCATTTCAGTTACAGGCTGTGCAGCTCAGGTATTCCTAGTGGTTTTCATGGGATATGTAGAGTTTATTTTGCTCACCATCATGGCTTGTGACCGTTATGTGGCCATCTGCCACCCTCTCCACTACCCAGTGATCATGAGTCCCCGAGTCTGCCTGCAGATGACCTTAACCTGCTTGTTGACTGGCCTCATATATGCAGTTTTCCACACCAGTTACACGTTTCGCTTGTCCTTCTGCCAATCCAATTTGGTCCATCAGTTCTTCTGTGACATCCCCTCTCTCCTAAGGATCTCCTGCTCAGACACTTTTAGCAATAAGTTATCCCTTATTGTTTCTGAACTGATCATTGGCACTGGCTGTTATGGCTTCATCACTGCATCTTACATTCGTATATTTTCCACCGTGCTCAAGTTTCCAGTGAAAGAAGACCAGAAAAAAGCCTTCTCGACCTGCATCCCCCACATCACTGTGGTTTCTTTATTTGTGATTTCAGGTGCTTATGTATATTCCCAACCATCTTCAGATTCTATGTCTTTTAAGAATataattatttctgtattttatacAATAATACCACCCTTTCTCAACCCCATTATATATAGTCTACGGAATAAACAGATACAGGATGCAATGGGAATATTAATGAAGAGAAACATTTTCATTAAGAAATAA